Proteins encoded together in one Syntrophorhabdaceae bacterium window:
- a CDS encoding transposase: MELKVSVSEALTLIKEVENVPAKIFEYIGINIQEAVGKFLTNLMESELTHHLGRDKYKRKKGHTDYRNGSYNRRFCIKGIGEVELKIPRDRDGDFKTQVIPRSRQYEDRITEDLAAMYLTGISTRTLSLLSKRLIGRSISPTEISNATTELKEAIEKWRTRDLSGEKIKYLIIDGVNFRMRIKGR; encoded by the coding sequence ATGGAACTGAAAGTGAGTGTATCAGAAGCGTTAACATTAATCAAGGAGGTTGAGAACGTGCCGGCAAAGATTTTTGAATACATCGGTATAAACATACAGGAAGCTGTCGGCAAATTCCTTACAAACCTCATGGAATCAGAACTTACCCATCACCTTGGCAGAGATAAGTATAAGCGCAAGAAAGGTCATACCGATTACCGTAACGGCAGCTACAACCGAAGGTTCTGTATAAAAGGAATAGGCGAAGTGGAATTAAAGATCCCCAGGGATCGTGACGGTGACTTCAAGACACAGGTTATACCAAGAAGCAGACAATATGAGGACAGAATCACGGAAGACCTTGCCGCCATGTATCTTACCGGTATAAGCACACGCACGTTATCTCTTTTGAGCAAAAGGCTCATAGGAAGGTCTATTTCTCCAACAGAGATAAGCAATGCCACCACTGAACTAAAAGAGGCCATAGAAAAGTGGCGCACCCGTGATCTCTCCGGTGAGAAGATCAAATACCTGATAATAGACGGGGTAAACTTCCGCATGAGGATAAAAGGCAGATAA
- a CDS encoding class I SAM-dependent methyltransferase produces the protein MNQFGNLYSQYYDLLYRDKDYLGEVEYIDKLIKSLNKETKTILDLGCGTGRHAEILCDKGYIVHGVDRSKEMLEVAESRRKGKEDKLIFTHSTIQDLQLEKKFDVVISLFHVMSYQNSNDEVIKAFEVSKRHLERGGIFIFDFWYGPAVLTDLPTIRIKRLENESIKVTRIAEPVLKARENIVEVNYDIFLENKHTKEISEIKEAHNMRYFFDIELEFICKSIEFQVVGKYEWMSNKLPDFNSWNVVWVVKK, from the coding sequence ATGAATCAATTTGGAAATCTCTATTCACAATACTACGATTTACTATATCGCGATAAGGATTATTTGGGGGAAGTAGAATATATAGACAAATTGATAAAATCTCTTAATAAAGAGACAAAAACAATTCTAGACTTAGGTTGTGGTACAGGAAGGCATGCAGAGATATTGTGCGATAAAGGTTATATAGTACATGGAGTTGATCGAAGCAAAGAGATGCTTGAGGTTGCAGAATCAAGAAGAAAAGGAAAAGAAGATAAACTTATATTTACCCATTCAACAATTCAAGATTTACAACTGGAAAAAAAGTTTGATGTAGTTATATCCCTCTTTCATGTTATGAGTTATCAAAATTCAAATGATGAAGTCATAAAAGCCTTTGAGGTATCAAAAAGACACTTAGAGAGGGGAGGCATCTTTATCTTTGATTTTTGGTATGGACCAGCTGTTCTAACAGATTTACCGACTATAAGAATTAAACGATTAGAAAACGAAAGTATTAAAGTAACAAGAATAGCCGAGCCTGTCCTAAAAGCGAGAGAAAACATCGTTGAGGTAAATTATGATATATTCTTAGAAAATAAACACACAAAAGAGATCTCAGAAATAAAAGAAGCCCATAATATGAGATACTTTTTTGATATCGAGCTTGAATTCATCTGTAAGAGTATTGAATTTCAAGTGGTAGGCAAATATGAATGGATGAGTAATAAACTACCCGATTTTAATAGCTGGAATGTGGTATGGGTAGTAAAAAAATGA
- a CDS encoding DegT/DnrJ/EryC1/StrS family aminotransferase encodes MIPVNEPLLNGNEKKYLIECIETGWISSDGPFVKKFEEGMAKYVGRKYAVAVTNGTAALELAVKALGIKEGDEVIMPSFTIISCAQAIVKAGAKPVLVDSNYFTFNMKVNEIESKITPKTKAIMVVHIYGLPVEMEPVLELSKKYNLKIIEDAAEMHGQTYKGKECGSFSDISIFSFYPNKHITTGEGGMVLMDDEELFEKCKSLKNLCFSTDPEQRFIHEELGWNLRMTNIQAAIGVAQLERIEEFIAKKRWMGNLYQELLSDIKAINLPIKKTQYAENIYWVFAITLKDGYPKTAKEVMRELGLRGVGTRPFFFPMHKQPVFQRMGLFKEEEYPDATKLYERGFYIPSGLGITEEQIVEVSKIMHEVLK; translated from the coding sequence ATGATCCCGGTAAATGAACCGCTACTTAATGGAAATGAAAAAAAATATCTAATTGAATGTATAGAAACAGGCTGGATAAGTAGCGACGGACCATTTGTAAAAAAGTTTGAAGAAGGCATGGCAAAGTATGTTGGGCGTAAATACGCTGTAGCTGTAACCAATGGCACGGCTGCTCTTGAGCTTGCAGTAAAAGCTTTAGGTATTAAAGAAGGCGATGAAGTTATTATGCCAAGTTTTACCATAATTTCCTGTGCTCAAGCAATAGTGAAAGCAGGAGCAAAGCCAGTTCTGGTAGATAGCAACTACTTCACCTTTAATATGAAGGTAAATGAAATAGAATCAAAAATTACACCAAAAACTAAAGCAATAATGGTTGTTCATATCTATGGACTTCCAGTGGAAATGGAACCGGTTTTAGAATTATCAAAAAAATACAATTTAAAAATAATTGAAGATGCAGCTGAGATGCATGGACAAACCTATAAAGGCAAAGAATGTGGTAGTTTTAGTGATATAAGTATTTTTAGTTTTTATCCCAATAAGCATATTACTACTGGCGAAGGTGGTATGGTGCTAATGGATGATGAGGAGTTATTTGAGAAGTGTAAAAGCCTTAAAAATCTATGCTTTTCTACAGATCCAGAGCAACGCTTTATACATGAGGAGCTTGGCTGGAATCTTAGAATGACCAACATTCAGGCAGCAATTGGTGTAGCACAGCTTGAGCGTATTGAAGAGTTTATAGCAAAAAAACGCTGGATGGGGAATTTGTATCAAGAATTGCTGAGTGATATTAAAGCCATAAACTTACCTATAAAAAAGACACAATATGCTGAAAATATATACTGGGTATTTGCTATTACCTTAAAAGATGGCTATCCAAAAACAGCAAAAGAAGTAATGAGAGAGCTTGGATTGCGTGGTGTTGGTACCAGACCATTTTTTTTTCCGATGCACAAACAACCTGTCTTTCAAAGAATGGGACTATTTAAAGAAGAAGAATATCCAGATGCTACAAAGCTTTATGAAAGGGGGTTTTACATACCAAGTGGTTTAGGAATAACAGAAGAGCAAATAGTTGAGGTATCAAAAATTATGCATGAGGTTTTAAAATGA
- a CDS encoding glycosyltransferase family 1 protein: protein MKIAVVFEGVLHVGGGYQQQLSVFTRLGSLDNKYEITAFVFSEENKKVLKRYNVKTVLVKKTLLDKIHRFLHRQHWFFRFSKSFRLKTLFEKKLKDNNVDLVYFLSPSGLSLDLIEHNYIITVWDLCHRDFLEFPEVNYYREFELREQLYLKALKKAVAVLVDSEPGKENIVRRYGIDDSRIFVAPFTPSINIYLDNNLDVKTKYKINGEYIYYPAQFWSHKNHVYIIDALSILMSQGFTLTAVFSGSDKGNLKYVMNYAKKMGVEDLIKYIGFAPNEEIYSLYKNSIALVMPTYFGPTNIPPLEAFSIGVPVIYSDLKGLKEQVGDAALLCDLSDPNSLATHLKNLLESEKLRINLIEKGKQKLKELSRYDILETLDTIFTNYSIKMKCWKY, encoded by the coding sequence ATGAAGATAGCTGTCGTCTTTGAAGGTGTTTTACATGTTGGTGGCGGCTACCAGCAGCAGCTATCAGTATTCACAAGACTTGGGAGCTTAGATAATAAATATGAAATCACAGCTTTTGTATTTAGTGAGGAAAATAAAAAAGTCTTGAAAAGGTATAATGTAAAAACAGTTTTAGTAAAAAAAACTTTACTTGATAAAATTCACAGATTTCTTCACAGACAACACTGGTTTTTCCGGTTTTCAAAAAGTTTTAGACTAAAAACATTATTTGAAAAAAAATTAAAAGATAATAATGTAGATTTAGTCTATTTTTTATCTCCATCAGGATTATCTCTCGATTTAATTGAACACAATTATATTATTACTGTATGGGACTTATGCCATAGAGATTTTCTTGAATTTCCAGAAGTCAACTATTATAGAGAATTTGAATTACGTGAGCAACTTTATTTAAAAGCACTTAAAAAAGCAGTGGCGGTTTTGGTAGATAGTGAACCTGGTAAAGAAAACATTGTTAGGAGGTACGGAATCGATGATAGCAGGATATTTGTTGCTCCATTTACACCATCTATTAATATTTATCTGGATAATAATCTCGATGTAAAAACGAAGTATAAAATAAACGGAGAATATATATACTATCCAGCACAATTTTGGTCTCATAAAAATCATGTGTATATTATTGATGCACTATCTATACTAATGTCTCAAGGCTTCACTCTTACAGCCGTATTTAGTGGTTCGGATAAAGGTAATCTTAAGTATGTAATGAATTATGCAAAAAAAATGGGTGTAGAAGATCTAATAAAATATATTGGATTTGCACCAAATGAAGAAATATATTCGCTTTATAAAAATTCTATAGCTCTGGTAATGCCCACATACTTTGGTCCTACTAATATACCGCCACTAGAAGCTTTTTCAATAGGTGTGCCTGTAATATATTCCGATTTAAAAGGACTTAAAGAACAGGTTGGTGATGCAGCACTGCTTTGCGATTTGAGCGACCCCAATAGTCTTGCAACACACTTAAAAAATCTTTTAGAGTCTGAAAAGTTGAGAATTAACTTAATTGAAAAGGGAAAACAAAAGCTTAAAGAATTATCCAGATACGATATACTGGAAACGCTCGATACTATTTTTACTAATTATTCTATAAAGATGAAATGTTGGAAGTATTAG
- a CDS encoding methyltransferase domain-containing protein, with amino-acid sequence MLGLNYYTDGSIYIDVAGADSPWAKLIRDIYDGRIISYSIDIKPSKRFSKYDFYVKMDATKTNFNNNSIDGVSLQCAFEMFIGNDDIALIKELKRILKPLGKAVILPLYMHTHSCHYASPDFYGKGLGDKDSIEYIRWDCYGIPSSRKYSAQKLKARILDLITDLGLKYKIYVLRNKEEISEEIYLHFILEIEK; translated from the coding sequence TTGTTAGGTCTTAATTACTATACTGATGGATCAATTTATATAGATGTAGCAGGTGCTGATTCACCTTGGGCAAAACTAATAAGAGACATATATGATGGACGTATAATATCTTATTCAATAGATATTAAGCCATCTAAAAGATTTTCTAAATACGACTTCTACGTAAAAATGGATGCTACAAAAACAAATTTTAATAACAATAGTATTGATGGTGTTTCTTTACAATGTGCATTCGAGATGTTTATTGGTAATGATGATATTGCTCTTATCAAAGAATTAAAGAGAATTTTAAAACCATTAGGCAAAGCCGTCATACTCCCGCTCTATATGCATACTCACTCATGTCATTATGCTTCACCTGATTTTTATGGTAAGGGTTTAGGAGATAAGGATTCCATAGAGTATATCAGATGGGATTGTTATGGTATACCTTCCAGTAGGAAATATAGCGCACAAAAATTAAAAGCAAGAATTTTAGATTTGATAACTGACCTTGGGCTCAAATATAAAATATACGTGTTAAGAAACAAAGAAGAGATAAGTGAAGAAATTTATTTGCATTTTATTCTGGAGATAGAAAAATGA
- a CDS encoding transposase, producing MIIGVREDNTRLVLLIQSGDKEKATVWRESFKDLKSRGLDGLYVQLGIMDGLPGLEKVFKEEFPNAKVQRCQVHVARNVIAKVPQKLKQSVADDLRSIFYASSKKKADEFAKAFVDKWEKDIPSAVKSLSNSLEACLTFFSFPEEEWISLRTTNIIERLNKEFKRRTKPMEIVAGENSCYLLLAFISLKMELSWRRNKIGKVHPNLPLYKKFTQLG from the coding sequence ATGATCATAGGTGTAAGGGAAGATAATACAAGGCTTGTCCTTCTTATACAATCAGGAGATAAGGAAAAAGCCACAGTCTGGAGGGAATCATTTAAAGACTTAAAATCAAGAGGCCTTGACGGATTATATGTGCAGTTAGGCATCATGGACGGTCTGCCTGGCCTTGAGAAGGTATTTAAAGAAGAGTTCCCCAATGCAAAGGTTCAAAGATGCCAGGTTCATGTTGCTCGGAATGTCATTGCAAAGGTGCCCCAAAAACTGAAACAATCTGTAGCTGATGATCTACGTTCCATCTTCTATGCATCATCTAAGAAAAAGGCAGATGAGTTTGCAAAAGCCTTTGTAGACAAATGGGAGAAGGATATTCCTTCTGCTGTAAAATCATTATCCAATTCGCTTGAAGCCTGTTTGACCTTTTTCTCTTTTCCGGAGGAGGAATGGATATCGTTGAGAACAACAAACATAATTGAAAGATTAAACAAAGAGTTTAAAAGAAGAACAAAACCCATGGAAATAGTTGCAGGAGAGAATTCATGCTATCTACTACTGGCCTTTATATCGCTTAAGATGGAGTTGAGCTGGAGGAGAAACAAAATAGGCAAGGTACATCCTAATTTACCCCTCTATAAGAAATTTACACAATTAGGTTGA